One segment of Deltaproteobacteria bacterium DNA contains the following:
- a CDS encoding aminotransferase class V-fold PLP-dependent enzyme, giving the protein MGGADEESPSSLSLAEARALFPALERVAYFATNAQGLLPTTARDRASAALERLCSRGFGGALELEAEVETVRAKLARLIGADPHEIGFVRNTGEGLCYAAEALPLSPGDEVLCFAGEYRSVVHAFQGAAPRGISVRVAPAEDGRVTAALLRSELRERTRAVALSWVRYDTGARADLASLSAVTRAAGTFLVVDAIQGLGALPLDVRSAGVDVLCAGAHKWLLGLPGTGVLYLSRELLPRLVPSHLGVGSMADATRAHLATDPYLPIPASGARRVEEGARNTLGIAALGASLDLLQRVGPTAIRDQIRRVTDRLCAGIIAAGGRVRSPRGGEEWSGIVLLEPPPGVDAAALAGRMLRERIAIGAREGALWAGAQFYTTQQDADRVLALL; this is encoded by the coding sequence ATGGGCGGGGCTGACGAAGAATCGCCCTCGTCGCTCTCGCTCGCCGAGGCGCGAGCGCTCTTCCCCGCGCTCGAGCGGGTGGCGTACTTCGCGACGAACGCGCAGGGACTTCTACCGACGACGGCGCGCGACCGCGCCAGCGCGGCGCTGGAGCGCCTGTGCAGCCGCGGCTTCGGCGGCGCGCTCGAGCTCGAGGCCGAGGTCGAGACGGTGCGCGCGAAGCTGGCTCGGCTGATCGGCGCCGATCCGCACGAGATCGGCTTCGTGCGCAACACCGGAGAGGGTCTCTGCTACGCGGCCGAGGCGCTGCCGCTCTCGCCGGGCGACGAGGTGCTCTGCTTCGCGGGCGAGTACCGCAGCGTGGTGCACGCGTTCCAGGGCGCGGCGCCGCGCGGCATCTCGGTGCGCGTGGCGCCCGCCGAGGACGGGCGGGTCACGGCCGCTCTGCTGCGAAGCGAGCTGCGCGAGCGCACGCGCGCGGTCGCGCTCTCCTGGGTGCGCTACGACACCGGCGCGCGCGCGGACCTCGCCTCGCTCTCGGCGGTCACGCGCGCGGCGGGAACATTCCTCGTCGTCGATGCCATCCAGGGGCTCGGCGCGCTGCCGCTCGACGTGCGCAGCGCCGGCGTCGACGTGCTCTGCGCTGGCGCGCACAAGTGGCTGCTCGGCCTGCCCGGCACGGGAGTGCTCTACCTGAGTCGGGAGCTCCTGCCCAGGCTCGTCCCGTCACACCTGGGCGTCGGATCGATGGCAGACGCCACTCGCGCGCACCTCGCGACCGATCCGTATCTTCCGATCCCGGCGTCGGGTGCTCGCCGCGTCGAGGAGGGCGCGCGCAACACGCTCGGGATCGCCGCGCTCGGCGCGAGCCTCGATCTGCTGCAGCGCGTCGGCCCGACGGCGATCCGCGACCAGATCCGCCGCGTGACCGACCGCCTCTGCGCCGGGATCATCGCGGCGGGCGGCCGCGTGCGCAGCCCGCGCGGCGGCGAGGAGTGGTCCGGCATCGTGCTCCTCGAGCCCCCGCCGGGTGTAGACGCCGCCGCGCTCGCGGGCCGGATGCTCCGCGAGCGGATCGCGATCGGCGCGCGCGAGGGCGCCCTCTGGGCCGGCGCGCAGTTCTACACCACGCAGCAGGACGCGGACCGCGTGCTCGCGCTGCTCTGA
- a CDS encoding TetR/AcrR family transcriptional regulator: MSQGSAARVPSRRDPAATRRSILEAARELVAERGPDSLTMSDVAHRAGVNRVTLYQHFRTREDLLGAVIERISEEVSSLLVSAAAPDQRVGFMLDYLLEHPEVGRLWVYGILSQIPIANHTGWQRYLQAIEQFAASDAAAPGIDAEMLAHVLHCAVLLWSVRAESRIADAEDRREQTHRFARELDRLLSHGARRSAESANQEQKEK, translated from the coding sequence ATGAGTCAGGGCAGCGCGGCACGCGTCCCCTCTCGCCGGGATCCGGCGGCGACCCGCCGATCGATCCTGGAGGCGGCCCGCGAGCTGGTCGCCGAGCGAGGCCCCGATTCGCTCACGATGTCGGACGTCGCGCACCGCGCGGGCGTGAACCGCGTGACGCTGTACCAGCATTTCCGCACGCGAGAGGATCTGCTCGGCGCGGTGATCGAGCGCATCTCGGAAGAGGTCAGCTCACTGCTCGTGAGCGCGGCCGCGCCCGACCAGCGCGTCGGATTCATGCTCGACTATCTGCTCGAGCATCCCGAGGTCGGCCGGCTCTGGGTCTACGGGATCCTGTCGCAGATTCCGATCGCCAATCACACCGGCTGGCAGCGCTACCTGCAGGCGATCGAGCAGTTCGCCGCGAGCGACGCTGCCGCCCCGGGGATCGATGCGGAGATGCTCGCGCACGTGCTGCACTGCGCCGTGCTGCTCTGGTCGGTGCGCGCGGAATCGCGAATCGCCGACGCGGAGGACCGGCGCGAGCAGACGCACCGCTTCGCGCGCGAGCTCGACCGGCTGCTGAGTCACGGCGCGCGGCGCAGCGCCGAATCCGCGAACCAAGAGCAGAAGGAGAAGTGA
- a CDS encoding Gfo/Idh/MocA family oxidoreductase, whose translation MTKERIRIGIVGGGRISDLQCLGYLEHPDAEIASVCDVDLTLARRRADEWGARSAYASLDELLADPEIDAVDILTPHHLHAAQAIAALEAGKHVSLQKPPVLSLAEWDAVTAAARRSGRTLRVFENFMYYPPHRKAKELIAQGAIGEPISVRVKTAAGHPSGGWTVAPSSQAWRTDPSRCGGGPTTFDHGYHCYNMARFFIPAEIERVHAFIHWFRLGEDSWYDGPALISWKYAGAMPRFGSWEVIASLAMKVRSKYYVSDDRIEIHGTSGIIWVNRCTGQLLDEPAVVLYADGETRAFHGIDADWADSFRLGTRDFVDALREGRQPPQDAGEARQTLAFALAAGISAAEKREVTLAELLGGGASAG comes from the coding sequence GTGACGAAGGAGCGAATCCGGATCGGAATCGTCGGCGGCGGGCGGATCTCCGATCTGCAGTGTCTCGGTTATCTCGAGCATCCGGACGCGGAGATCGCCTCGGTCTGCGACGTCGACCTGACGCTCGCTCGGCGCCGGGCGGACGAGTGGGGCGCGCGCAGCGCGTACGCGAGCCTCGACGAGCTTCTCGCCGACCCCGAGATCGACGCGGTGGACATCCTGACGCCGCACCACCTGCACGCGGCCCAGGCGATCGCCGCGCTCGAGGCGGGCAAGCACGTCTCGTTGCAGAAGCCGCCGGTGCTCTCGCTCGCAGAGTGGGATGCGGTCACGGCCGCCGCGCGGCGCTCGGGGCGAACGCTGCGCGTGTTCGAGAACTTCATGTACTACCCGCCGCACCGGAAGGCGAAGGAGCTGATCGCGCAGGGCGCGATCGGCGAGCCGATCTCGGTGCGCGTGAAGACCGCCGCGGGACATCCCTCGGGCGGATGGACCGTGGCGCCGTCGTCGCAGGCCTGGCGCACGGATCCGTCGCGCTGCGGCGGAGGCCCCACCACCTTCGACCACGGCTACCACTGCTACAACATGGCGCGCTTCTTCATCCCCGCGGAGATCGAGCGCGTGCACGCGTTCATCCACTGGTTCCGGCTCGGCGAGGACTCCTGGTACGACGGGCCCGCGCTGATCTCGTGGAAGTACGCCGGCGCGATGCCGCGCTTCGGCTCGTGGGAGGTGATCGCGTCGCTCGCGATGAAGGTGCGCTCGAAGTACTACGTGAGCGATGACCGGATCGAGATCCACGGCACCAGCGGAATCATCTGGGTGAATCGCTGCACGGGTCAGCTTCTCGACGAGCCCGCCGTGGTTCTCTACGCCGATGGCGAGACGCGCGCCTTCCACGGCATCGACGCCGACTGGGCCGACTCGTTCCGACTGGGCACGCGCGACTTCGTCGACGCGCTGCGCGAGGGACGCCAGCCGCCGCAGGATGCGGGCGAAGCGAGGCAGACGCTCGCCTTCGCGCTCGCCGCCGGGATCTCCGCGGCCGAGAAGCGTGAGGTGACCCTGGCGGAGCTGCTCGGAGGCGGAGCCTCAGCCGGCTAG
- a CDS encoding enoyl-CoA hydratase/isomerase family protein — protein MSEPRIEESSWSHLRFERVGDVLRVVIAHRTSPLNAVDGDLHVELARLFRGLKRERTARAIVITGSGRAFSAGGDFNWFPELQDPEKLSELRRDAKQLIWDLLDVELPIVSAVNGPAVGLGASIALLCDVILMADTAVIADPHVRVGVVAGDGGAAIWPLLLGPARAKQYLMTGDALQAHEAERIGLVNRVVPAADLEREALAFASRLAAGAPLAVQFTKQAVNKLVKDALNIAFDTSLALELVTFRSQDHQEALAALREKRSPNFKGR, from the coding sequence ATGAGCGAGCCGCGCATCGAGGAGTCGAGCTGGAGTCACCTGCGCTTCGAGCGCGTCGGCGACGTGCTGCGCGTCGTGATCGCGCACCGCACCAGCCCGCTGAACGCGGTCGATGGCGATCTGCACGTCGAGCTCGCGCGCCTGTTCCGCGGGCTGAAGCGAGAGCGAACCGCGCGCGCGATCGTGATCACGGGAAGCGGCAGAGCCTTCAGCGCGGGCGGCGACTTCAACTGGTTTCCGGAGCTTCAGGACCCGGAGAAGCTCTCCGAGCTGCGGCGCGACGCGAAGCAGCTGATCTGGGATCTGCTCGACGTGGAGCTTCCGATCGTCTCGGCCGTGAACGGTCCAGCGGTCGGGCTCGGCGCGTCGATCGCGCTTCTGTGCGACGTGATCCTGATGGCCGACACGGCGGTGATCGCCGACCCGCACGTGCGCGTCGGCGTCGTGGCGGGAGATGGCGGCGCCGCGATCTGGCCGCTCCTGCTCGGCCCCGCTCGCGCGAAGCAGTACCTGATGACGGGCGATGCGCTCCAGGCGCACGAGGCGGAGCGCATCGGGCTCGTGAACCGGGTCGTGCCGGCCGCGGATCTCGAGCGCGAGGCGCTGGCGTTCGCCTCCCGTCTCGCTGCGGGCGCTCCGCTGGCCGTGCAGTTCACGAAGCAGGCGGTGAACAAGCTGGTGAAGGACGCGCTCAACATCGCGTTCGACACCTCGCTCGCGCTGGAGCTGGTCACGTTCCGCAGCCAGGACCACCAAGAGGCGTTGGCCGCGCTGCGCGAGAAGCGCTCCCCCAACTTCAAGGGTCGTTAG
- a CDS encoding c-type cytochrome has translation MRTLLILLAALLLGAKPAASEAEDWRANAQTALHLLDYVGVDYPEFVKDGVVLDEAEYQEQLEFASRVVALLPGLPDRPERARLIADAESVEKLVRAKGPGAQVSAATADLRWALIAAYGLAVAPRHVPELARGKKLHAASCESCHGADGKGDGSAGAGLEPAPADFTDAARIAQRSVYGLYNTITLGVGGTGMAAYTQLSDEDRWALAFFVSQLAFTPQELDRGESAWKTGKHAETFSDLGNVATLSSDEVAARFGADAADAQRWLRAHPEALAAVAASPIDFTVKTLRESLLASRGGDSATAQRLALTAYLEGFELIEASLDAVDSDLRTRIEAEMMTYRTKLGSGEPAEDVERQLGAIVALLEHAQTRLEGDSLGAGALFTSSLLILFREGLEAILVLAAIIAFLVKSERRDSLPWVHLGWGLALVAGAATWFVATYVVAISGASREMTEAVSALLAAGVLLYVGVWLHSNANSRAWQSFLRDRVGGALNRRTLWALASVSFLAVYRELFEIVLFYQALWAQAGDAGGGPLLAGMGSAVGLLALVGWGVFRYGLRLPIGQFFKVTSVVLAALAVIFVGQGVSALQEAGAVGVNAVAFVRVPALGIFPTAQTLAAQVAAALLVAGSFVWAGRHRIASAESADAR, from the coding sequence ATGCGCACGCTCCTGATCCTGCTCGCGGCACTTCTGCTCGGCGCGAAGCCTGCGGCCTCCGAGGCCGAGGACTGGCGCGCGAACGCACAAACCGCGCTGCACCTGCTCGACTACGTCGGCGTCGACTACCCCGAGTTCGTGAAGGATGGCGTGGTGCTCGACGAAGCCGAGTACCAGGAGCAGCTCGAGTTCGCTTCGCGAGTCGTGGCGCTGCTCCCCGGCCTGCCTGACAGGCCCGAGCGCGCGCGGCTGATCGCCGACGCCGAGTCCGTCGAGAAGCTCGTGCGCGCGAAGGGCCCCGGCGCGCAGGTCTCCGCCGCGACGGCCGACCTGCGCTGGGCGCTGATCGCGGCTTACGGGCTCGCCGTCGCGCCCAGGCACGTCCCCGAGCTCGCGCGGGGCAAGAAGCTCCATGCCGCGAGCTGCGAGAGCTGCCACGGCGCAGACGGAAAGGGAGACGGCTCGGCTGGAGCGGGCTTGGAGCCGGCCCCGGCGGACTTCACCGACGCGGCGCGGATCGCGCAGCGCAGCGTCTACGGTCTGTACAACACCATCACGCTCGGCGTCGGCGGAACTGGAATGGCGGCGTACACGCAGCTCAGCGACGAGGATCGCTGGGCGCTCGCCTTCTTCGTCTCGCAGCTCGCCTTCACGCCGCAGGAGCTCGATCGCGGCGAGTCTGCCTGGAAGACGGGGAAGCACGCCGAGACCTTCTCCGATCTCGGCAACGTCGCGACGCTCTCCAGCGACGAGGTCGCGGCGCGCTTCGGGGCCGACGCCGCCGATGCTCAGCGCTGGCTGCGCGCTCACCCCGAGGCGCTTGCGGCGGTCGCGGCTTCGCCGATCGACTTCACGGTGAAGACCTTGCGCGAGAGCCTCCTCGCGAGTCGCGGCGGAGACTCCGCCACCGCGCAGCGGCTGGCACTCACGGCCTATCTCGAGGGCTTCGAGCTGATCGAGGCCAGCCTCGACGCCGTCGACTCGGATCTGCGCACCCGGATCGAAGCCGAGATGATGACGTACCGCACGAAGCTCGGTTCGGGCGAGCCCGCGGAGGATGTAGAGCGCCAGCTCGGCGCGATCGTCGCTCTGCTCGAGCACGCGCAGACGCGCCTCGAGGGCGACAGTCTCGGCGCCGGCGCGCTGTTCACCTCGTCGCTTCTGATTCTGTTCCGCGAGGGGCTCGAGGCGATTCTGGTGCTGGCCGCGATCATCGCCTTCCTCGTCAAGAGCGAGCGACGCGACTCACTTCCCTGGGTCCATCTCGGCTGGGGACTCGCACTCGTGGCGGGCGCCGCGACCTGGTTCGTCGCGACGTACGTCGTGGCCATCTCCGGGGCGAGCCGCGAGATGACAGAGGCGGTGAGCGCGCTTCTCGCCGCGGGCGTGCTGCTCTACGTCGGGGTCTGGCTGCATTCGAATGCGAACTCCCGCGCGTGGCAGAGCTTCCTGCGCGATCGCGTCGGCGGCGCGCTGAACCGCCGCACGCTCTGGGCGCTCGCGAGCGTGTCTTTCCTGGCGGTCTACCGAGAGCTCTTCGAGATCGTCCTGTTCTACCAGGCGCTCTGGGCGCAGGCCGGGGACGCCGGTGGAGGGCCGCTTCTCGCCGGAATGGGCAGTGCGGTGGGGCTGCTCGCGCTGGTCGGATGGGGCGTGTTCCGGTACGGGCTCCGGCTTCCGATCGGCCAGTTCTTCAAGGTCACGTCGGTCGTGCTGGCGGCGCTCGCGGTGATCTTCGTCGGGCAGGGCGTGTCGGCGCTGCAAGAGGCGGGAGCCGTCGGCGTGAACGCGGTCGCATTCGTCCGGGTTCCGGCGCTGGGAATCTTCCCGACCGCGCAGACGCTTGCCGCCCAGGTCGCAGCCGCCCTGCTGGTAGCCGGCAGCTTCGTCTGGGCCGGCCGACACCGAATCGCGTCGGCCGAGAGCGCGGATGCGCGCTAG
- a CDS encoding carbohydrate porin, giving the protein MEGRDDLRLRARPLEHREPERKRRRHTDARQHRRAEEWKLYEAWIQQELLDGRMSLLAGLYDVAGEFDVMESASLFLNSSFGTGKDLSQSGRNGPSIFPSTSLGLRLDVRPAPEVYARIAVLDGVPGDPDDSRAGKGHFSLRSDDGVFCIGELGLLGGGGAAGDAPYTKVGLGGWYYSAKGDEIRGVDSDGNPRRQRGNYGAYLLAERAVYREPQSPGRGLSAFARLGLANAEQNEVAYYAGVGAVYTGLFRERPEDQLGLGVAAAFAGHDFERAREAEGASVKHAEVALELSYRMQLTPWLSFQPDLQYVIDPGFDDHVDDALVLGARAELSF; this is encoded by the coding sequence GTGGAAGGGCGGGACGATCTTCGTCTACGGGCTCGGCCTCTTGAACACCGGGAGCCCGAGCGAAAACGCCGGCGACACACAGACGCTCGACAACATCGACGCGCGGAGGAATGGAAGCTCTACGAGGCCTGGATCCAGCAGGAGCTGCTCGACGGGAGGATGTCGCTGCTGGCCGGGCTCTACGACGTGGCCGGGGAGTTCGACGTCATGGAGTCCGCTTCGCTGTTCCTGAACAGCTCGTTCGGCACCGGAAAGGACCTGTCGCAGAGCGGCCGCAACGGTCCGAGCATCTTCCCCTCGACTTCGCTCGGCCTGCGCCTGGACGTCCGACCCGCTCCCGAGGTCTACGCCCGGATCGCCGTACTCGACGGCGTGCCGGGCGATCCCGATGATTCGCGCGCGGGCAAGGGTCACTTCAGCCTGCGGAGCGATGACGGCGTCTTCTGCATCGGCGAGCTCGGCCTCCTCGGCGGCGGTGGGGCCGCGGGCGACGCTCCCTACACCAAGGTGGGTCTCGGCGGCTGGTACTACTCCGCAAAGGGAGACGAGATTCGCGGCGTCGATTCGGACGGCAACCCGCGCCGGCAGCGCGGCAACTACGGCGCGTACCTGCTCGCCGAGCGAGCCGTCTACCGGGAACCGCAGTCGCCCGGGCGCGGGCTCTCGGCCTTCGCGCGTCTGGGCCTTGCAAACGCGGAGCAGAACGAGGTCGCGTACTACGCGGGTGTCGGGGCCGTCTACACCGGACTGTTTCGCGAGCGCCCCGAGGACCAGCTCGGACTGGGTGTCGCCGCCGCCTTTGCCGGGCACGATTTCGAGCGCGCCCGCGAGGCGGAGGGCGCCTCCGTGAAGCATGCCGAGGTCGCGCTCGAGCTCAGCTACCGGATGCAGCTCACGCCCTGGCTGAGCTTCCAGCCCGACCTGCAGTACGTGATCGATCCCGGGTTCGACGACCACGTCGACGACGCCTTGGTGCTCGGCGCCCGCGCCGAGCTCTCCTTCTAG
- a CDS encoding nitroreductase family protein: MDLYEAMSTLRAVRRLRPDPIPADVTRRILQAAAWAPTGGNMQPWRVVVVRERAAKQKLGTLYEARWKAYSAGHRKLLAKAPAEVKAKTERMIAAGDHLAEHFADTPLVAIFCFNPEAMAITDAKQPRVSVVGGASIYTAVENFLLACRAEGLGCVLTTLLCEVEPEVRELLGIPEPWATAAAVPVGWPAGKGHGPISRRPVDKLVFADRWGAAWRSAD; the protein is encoded by the coding sequence ATGGATCTGTACGAAGCGATGTCGACGCTGCGGGCGGTCAGGCGCCTGAGGCCCGATCCGATCCCGGCCGACGTCACGCGGCGCATCCTGCAGGCCGCGGCGTGGGCGCCCACGGGTGGAAACATGCAGCCGTGGCGCGTGGTCGTGGTTCGCGAGCGCGCGGCGAAGCAGAAGCTCGGCACGCTCTACGAAGCGCGCTGGAAGGCCTACTCGGCGGGACATCGCAAGCTTCTCGCGAAGGCGCCGGCCGAGGTGAAGGCGAAGACCGAGCGCATGATCGCCGCGGGCGATCACCTGGCCGAGCACTTCGCCGACACTCCTCTGGTCGCGATCTTCTGCTTCAACCCCGAAGCGATGGCGATCACCGACGCGAAGCAGCCGCGAGTCTCGGTGGTGGGCGGCGCGTCGATCTACACCGCGGTCGAGAACTTCCTGCTCGCCTGTCGCGCCGAAGGACTCGGCTGCGTGCTCACGACGCTGCTGTGCGAGGTCGAGCCGGAAGTGCGCGAGCTGCTTGGAATACCCGAGCCATGGGCGACCGCTGCGGCCGTCCCGGTCGGATGGCCGGCGGGAAAGGGGCACGGGCCGATCTCGCGCCGACCGGTCGACAAGCTCGTCTTCGCGGATCGCTGGGGTGCCGCCTGGCGTTCGGCCGACTAG
- a CDS encoding LLM class flavin-dependent oxidoreductase yields MKFGIFYEHQLPRPWTEGSEQRLFQEALDQIELADRLGIDYAWEVEHHFLEEYSHSAAPEVFLAAASQRTKYIRLGHGIVLMPTEYNHPARVAERVATLDLVSNGRVEFGTGESASRAELEGFNIDPATRRAQWRETVEQTANLLAMDPYPGFEGKFFSMPCRNLVPKPVQRPHPPLWVACSNRETIHLAAQLGLGALTFAFVDMAEAKKWVDDYYTTLERECTPIGHAINPNIAMVTSFSVNHDAEEARRRGLDGFRFFQFGLGHHYAFGKHVPGRTDIWKQYEAMRGSLPEVGMGEGGIGTPEQVGAHLQQFADAGVDQVVFIQQGGKNQHAHICESLELFSREVMPRFKAGEAERERKKLARLAPALERAMARKNRMKELADAEIPPITPYGFAIAETSGSTALDEATRRRQERMREMSEAVRKAGN; encoded by the coding sequence ATGAAGTTCGGGATCTTCTACGAGCACCAGCTGCCGCGTCCGTGGACCGAGGGCAGCGAGCAGCGTCTCTTCCAGGAGGCGCTCGACCAGATCGAGCTCGCCGACCGGCTCGGCATCGACTACGCCTGGGAGGTCGAGCACCACTTCCTCGAGGAGTACTCGCACTCCGCGGCGCCCGAGGTCTTCCTGGCCGCGGCCTCGCAGCGCACCAAGTACATCCGGCTCGGGCACGGGATCGTGCTCATGCCCACCGAGTACAACCATCCGGCGCGCGTCGCCGAGCGAGTCGCGACGCTCGACCTGGTCTCGAACGGACGCGTGGAGTTCGGCACCGGAGAGTCCGCGTCGCGCGCGGAGCTGGAGGGCTTCAACATCGACCCGGCCACGCGCCGCGCGCAGTGGCGCGAGACCGTGGAGCAGACCGCGAACCTGCTCGCGATGGATCCGTATCCCGGCTTCGAGGGCAAGTTCTTCTCGATGCCGTGCCGGAATCTGGTTCCCAAGCCGGTGCAGCGCCCGCATCCGCCGCTCTGGGTGGCGTGCTCGAATCGCGAGACGATCCACCTGGCCGCGCAGCTCGGGCTCGGCGCGCTGACCTTCGCCTTCGTCGACATGGCCGAGGCGAAGAAGTGGGTCGACGACTACTACACGACGCTCGAGCGCGAGTGCACGCCGATCGGTCACGCGATCAACCCGAACATCGCCATGGTCACGAGCTTCTCGGTCAACCACGACGCCGAGGAGGCCCGGCGGCGCGGTCTCGACGGGTTCCGCTTCTTCCAGTTCGGGCTCGGCCACCACTACGCCTTCGGCAAGCACGTGCCCGGACGCACCGACATCTGGAAGCAGTACGAGGCGATGCGCGGCTCGCTTCCCGAAGTGGGAATGGGCGAGGGCGGAATCGGAACCCCCGAGCAGGTCGGCGCGCACCTGCAGCAGTTCGCGGACGCGGGCGTCGACCAGGTGGTCTTCATCCAGCAGGGCGGAAAGAACCAGCACGCGCACATCTGCGAGTCACTCGAGCTGTTCTCGCGCGAGGTCATGCCGCGCTTCAAGGCCGGAGAGGCCGAGCGGGAGCGCAAGAAGCTCGCGCGACTCGCGCCCGCGCTCGAGCGGGCGATGGCGCGCAAGAACCGCATGAAGGAGCTCGCCGACGCCGAGATCCCGCCGATCACCCCGTACGGCTTCGCGATCGCCGAGACCAGCGGCAGCACCGCGCTCGACGAGGCGACCCGGCGCCGGCAGGAGCGGATGCGCGAGATGAGCGAAGCGGTGCGAAAGGCGGGTAACTGA
- a CDS encoding bacterioferritin → MNDADKERAIALLNTIMELELAGVVRYTHYSLMVFGLNRIPIVGWLKANSDESLLHARKAGELVVWLGGHPSLEIGALLETHRHDVTDILRESLEHEKSALARYYELMHAVPRKSVLLEEYARQMVVAEELHLDEVNKMLRHPDAV, encoded by the coding sequence ATGAACGACGCCGACAAGGAGCGCGCGATCGCGCTGCTCAACACCATCATGGAGCTCGAGCTCGCCGGCGTGGTCCGGTACACGCACTACTCGCTGATGGTCTTCGGTCTCAACCGGATCCCGATCGTCGGCTGGCTGAAGGCCAACTCCGACGAGAGCCTGCTGCATGCGCGCAAGGCCGGCGAGCTGGTGGTGTGGCTCGGCGGGCACCCGTCGCTCGAGATCGGCGCGCTGCTCGAGACCCACCGGCACGACGTCACCGACATCCTGCGCGAGAGCCTGGAGCACGAGAAGTCCGCGCTCGCGCGCTACTACGAGCTGATGCACGCGGTGCCCCGTAAGTCGGTCCTGCTCGAGGAGTACGCACGGCAGATGGTCGTCGCGGAGGAGCTGCACCTCGACGAGGTGAACAAGATGCTGCGCCATCCCGACGCGGTCTAG
- a CDS encoding zinc-binding dehydrogenase, with the protein MRLPERMRAVVQHGPRDLRVEELPLAAPRPGEVLVRVRATGICGSDLHFWKHATYGSGVVLGHEVAGELAAVGEGVRGLAPGALGAVHTGAPCGRCERCRAGLGSHCRDGISLGNGKGIGGLAEFVAVPAVCFIPVSGGLDPGALCFAEPLANGLRCLDHPEVRQAKSALVIGAGPIGLSCLAAARVYGVSDVWVVEGRARRREAALRLGAERVLDPAEDVRAEVARRFGPGPELVIEAVGLPETIERAQRLVRPRGTVFLMGLCLDELPMRPIRWLLNELTLRSSLGCELEEHRRAVELIGSGAIDAAPLITRRIALSEAPEAFAALAAGADEIKVVVEHGRG; encoded by the coding sequence ATGCGCCTTCCCGAGCGAATGAGGGCCGTCGTGCAGCACGGCCCGCGTGATCTGCGCGTGGAGGAGCTGCCGCTCGCAGCGCCGAGGCCCGGCGAGGTGCTGGTGCGCGTGCGGGCGACCGGAATCTGCGGCTCGGATCTGCACTTCTGGAAGCACGCGACCTACGGCTCGGGCGTGGTGCTCGGCCACGAAGTGGCGGGCGAGCTGGCCGCCGTGGGTGAGGGCGTGCGTGGCCTCGCGCCCGGAGCGCTCGGCGCGGTCCACACCGGCGCGCCCTGCGGCCGCTGCGAGCGCTGCCGGGCCGGGCTGGGCAGCCACTGCCGCGATGGCATCTCGCTCGGCAACGGCAAGGGGATCGGCGGGCTGGCCGAGTTCGTCGCGGTTCCCGCGGTGTGCTTCATCCCGGTGTCGGGCGGCCTCGACCCCGGTGCGCTCTGCTTCGCCGAGCCGCTCGCGAACGGGCTGCGCTGCCTGGACCACCCCGAGGTGAGACAGGCGAAGAGCGCGCTCGTGATCGGAGCAGGCCCGATCGGTCTGTCGTGCCTGGCGGCGGCGCGAGTCTACGGAGTGAGCGACGTCTGGGTCGTCGAGGGCCGCGCGCGAAGGCGCGAGGCCGCGCTCCGGCTGGGCGCGGAGCGTGTGCTCGATCCGGCCGAGGACGTTCGGGCCGAGGTCGCGCGGCGCTTCGGCCCCGGCCCCGAGCTGGTGATCGAAGCGGTCGGCCTGCCCGAGACGATCGAGCGCGCGCAGCGGCTGGTGCGCCCGCGCGGCACGGTGTTCCTGATGGGGCTGTGCCTGGACGAGCTGCCGATGCGGCCGATCCGCTGGCTCCTGAACGAGCTCACGCTGCGCTCGAGCCTGGGCTGCGAGCTCGAGGAGCACCGCCGCGCCGTCGAGCTGATCGGGTCGGGCGCGATCGACGCCGCGCCGCTGATCACGCGCCGGATCGCGCTGAGCGAGGCGCCCGAAGCGTTCGCGGCGCTGGCGGCGGGAGCGGACGAGATCAAGGTGGTCGTCGAGCATGGGCGGGGCTGA